The following are encoded in a window of Rhizobium sp. 11515TR genomic DNA:
- the copD gene encoding copper homeostasis membrane protein CopD, giving the protein MEPTTALQLCRFLHDASLMFLWGACAYLSLFVPRALADTVWRMAAKPLLLIVATAVLTALAALPVTTANIGNGWSDALNGGMMHDVVFETTVGIAWQAQVLAAIVMVCTLLLPQSRRRHGMALGAGLGLASLSLTGHASMLEGWMQQVHRANDIVHVLAGGGWLGALVPLIPILKLLGQPECRAEAQVALRRFSNAGHAAVALVILSGIVNTLLILKRLPTDWSSSYQRLLAIKIALVAVMAVLAIVNRYVFVPWIGRKPARALLALRLGSIAEIVIGIAVIGLVAVFGMMEPV; this is encoded by the coding sequence ATGGAACCGACGACAGCGCTCCAACTCTGCCGCTTCCTGCATGACGCATCCCTGATGTTTCTATGGGGCGCCTGTGCCTATCTCTCTCTGTTCGTGCCGAGAGCGCTTGCCGACACCGTTTGGCGTATGGCTGCAAAACCGCTTTTGCTGATTGTTGCGACTGCGGTTTTAACGGCACTGGCCGCATTGCCGGTAACGACGGCGAATATCGGCAACGGCTGGAGCGATGCGCTCAATGGCGGCATGATGCATGATGTGGTTTTCGAAACCACGGTCGGGATTGCGTGGCAGGCACAAGTGCTGGCAGCCATCGTGATGGTTTGCACCTTGCTGTTGCCACAGAGCCGGCGCCGCCATGGGATGGCCCTGGGCGCCGGCCTCGGCCTTGCCTCGCTGTCATTAACCGGGCATGCCTCGATGCTGGAGGGATGGATGCAGCAGGTGCACAGGGCCAATGATATCGTGCATGTGCTTGCCGGCGGCGGCTGGCTGGGGGCGCTGGTGCCGCTGATCCCTATCCTCAAGCTTCTCGGACAGCCGGAATGCCGGGCGGAAGCGCAAGTGGCGTTGCGCCGGTTCTCCAATGCCGGGCACGCAGCAGTCGCGCTCGTCATCCTCTCCGGCATCGTCAATACGCTGCTGATCCTGAAACGCTTGCCGACGGACTGGTCCTCGTCCTATCAGAGGCTGCTTGCAATCAAGATCGCGCTGGTCGCCGTCATGGCGGTGCTGGCCATCGTCAACCGCTACGTCTTCGTTCCCTGGATCGGCCGCAAGCCGGCTCGCGCGCTGCTGGCCCTCCGGCTTGGAAGCATCGCCGAGATCGTCATCGGCATTGCCGTCATCGGGCTCGTCGCCGTCTTCGGCATGATGGAGCCGGTCTAG
- a CDS encoding metallophosphoesterase family protein has protein sequence MAASRIREKMANGFGHRRRRDWLEHLDMPTYVIGDVHGRYDLLSALERKIFADAAGLPGRKLIIMLGDFIDRGPASAQVVGRLMAPPPNGFDRICLTGNHEMAMLAYVDGEISLEDWVALGGDATLASYGVDIPRLQQLYPKQKKLDTFIRTWLPDDHVNFLRRLPIMLDTPEVLFVHAGIDPDRSIADQQDDDLVFIRSRFHDSAQPLPKLIIHGHTPVQRAEVNGLRLNLDTGAFYTDRLSAARLWQGRIHITST, from the coding sequence ATGGCGGCATCCAGGATACGCGAAAAAATGGCCAATGGCTTCGGCCACCGTCGGCGCCGGGACTGGCTCGAACATCTCGACATGCCCACCTACGTCATCGGGGATGTCCACGGCCGTTACGATCTCCTCAGCGCACTGGAGCGCAAGATTTTTGCCGACGCGGCGGGGCTTCCCGGTCGAAAGCTCATCATCATGCTGGGCGACTTCATCGATCGCGGTCCGGCGTCAGCGCAAGTGGTTGGCCGCCTCATGGCGCCGCCGCCGAACGGTTTCGACCGCATCTGCCTCACCGGCAATCACGAAATGGCAATGCTCGCCTATGTCGATGGCGAGATATCTCTCGAGGATTGGGTGGCGCTGGGTGGTGATGCGACGCTCGCCTCATATGGCGTGGATATCCCTCGCCTTCAGCAATTATATCCCAAGCAGAAGAAGCTCGACACGTTTATCCGCACCTGGCTGCCCGATGATCACGTCAATTTCCTGCGCCGACTGCCTATTATGCTGGATACGCCAGAGGTGCTGTTCGTCCATGCCGGCATTGATCCGGATCGGTCGATTGCCGATCAGCAGGACGACGACCTGGTCTTCATCCGCTCGCGCTTCCACGACAGCGCACAGCCGCTGCCGAAGCTGATCATCCATGGCCACACGCCAGTCCAGCGGGCCGAAGTCAATGGCCTCAGGCTCAATCTCGATACCGGCGCCTTTTATACCGATCGGTTGAGCGCGGCCCGGCTGTGGCAGGGCCGCATTCATATCACTTCAACTTGA
- a CDS encoding NAD-dependent succinate-semialdehyde dehydrogenase — MSFTTAMTKHVPFSSRLLRAAGYINGAWVGGGATKTFDVINPATGEVLASLPDMGAAETTAAIDAAYSAQVAWAARPAKERAAILRKWFDLMIANADELAAILTAEMGKPLPEARGEILYAASYVEWYAEEAKRIYGETIPAPSNDKRMVVIKQPVGVVGTITPWNFPAAMIARKIAPALAVGCTVVSKPAEQTPLTAIALAVLAEEAGIPPGVLNIIVGLDGPAIGRELCGNAKVRKISFTGSTEVGRILMRQCADQIKKVSLELGGNAPFIVFDDADLDAAVEGAMASKYRNAGQTCVCANRIYVQSNVYDAFAAKLAAKVGELSVGDGFKPGVTVGPLIDEQGVAKAEDHVRDAVSKGARIVAGGKRIEGVGTFFAPTILTGVDRSMKVAREETFGPVAPLFRFDAVEDVIQQANDTEFGLAAYFFAGDLKKVWRVAEALEYGMVGINTGLMSSETAPFGGIKQSGLGREGSRHGADDYLEMKYLCIGNL, encoded by the coding sequence ATGTCCTTTACAACAGCAATGACCAAGCATGTTCCCTTCTCTTCGCGCCTCCTGCGCGCCGCCGGCTATATCAACGGCGCCTGGGTGGGCGGCGGGGCGACGAAGACCTTCGATGTCATCAATCCCGCGACAGGCGAAGTGCTTGCCTCGCTGCCGGATATGGGCGCCGCCGAGACGACGGCAGCGATCGATGCCGCCTATAGTGCCCAAGTAGCCTGGGCCGCCCGCCCGGCCAAGGAACGAGCCGCAATCTTACGCAAATGGTTCGATCTCATGATCGCCAACGCCGATGAGCTGGCGGCAATCCTGACCGCCGAAATGGGCAAGCCGCTGCCGGAAGCCAGAGGCGAGATCCTCTATGCCGCCTCCTACGTCGAATGGTATGCGGAAGAGGCCAAGCGCATCTATGGCGAAACCATCCCCGCGCCGTCCAACGACAAGCGCATGGTCGTCATCAAGCAGCCGGTCGGCGTCGTCGGCACGATTACGCCCTGGAATTTCCCGGCCGCCATGATCGCCCGGAAGATCGCACCGGCCCTTGCTGTCGGCTGCACCGTCGTCTCGAAGCCGGCCGAGCAGACGCCGCTGACGGCGATCGCGCTGGCCGTTCTCGCCGAAGAAGCAGGCATTCCCCCAGGCGTTCTCAACATCATCGTCGGCCTCGATGGCCCGGCGATCGGCCGCGAGCTTTGCGGCAATGCGAAGGTGCGCAAGATCAGCTTCACGGGCTCGACGGAGGTCGGCCGCATCCTGATGCGCCAGTGCGCCGACCAGATCAAAAAGGTCAGCCTCGAACTCGGCGGCAACGCGCCTTTCATCGTCTTTGATGACGCCGATCTCGATGCCGCCGTCGAAGGCGCCATGGCTTCGAAATATCGCAATGCCGGCCAGACCTGTGTCTGCGCCAACCGCATCTATGTTCAGTCCAACGTTTATGACGCCTTTGCCGCCAAGCTTGCCGCGAAAGTGGGCGAACTTTCCGTGGGTGACGGCTTCAAGCCAGGCGTGACCGTAGGGCCGCTGATCGACGAACAGGGTGTCGCCAAGGCCGAGGATCATGTGCGGGATGCCGTCTCCAAGGGCGCCCGCATTGTGGCGGGCGGGAAGCGCATCGAGGGTGTCGGCACCTTCTTCGCGCCGACGATCCTGACCGGCGTCGACCGGAGCATGAAGGTCGCCCGCGAGGAAACCTTCGGTCCTGTTGCACCGCTTTTCCGCTTCGACGCCGTCGAGGATGTCATTCAGCAGGCGAATGATACCGAATTCGGCCTCGCCGCCTATTTCTTCGCCGGAGACCTGAAAAAGGTCTGGCGCGTGGCGGAAGCGCTGGAATACGGCATGGTCGGCATCAATACCGGCCTGATGTCGTCGGAAACGGCACCCTTCGGCGGCATCAAGCAATCGGGGCTCGGCCGCGAAGGCTCGCGCCACGGCGCCGACGACTATCTGGAAATGAAGTATCTCTGCATCGGCAATCTATAG
- a CDS encoding 4-aminobutyrate--2-oxoglutarate transaminase — translation MTLTERKNAAISRGVGMTTQIYADRAENAEIWDKEGSRYIDFASGIAVVNTGHRHPRVIAAVKEQLDRFTHTCHQVVPYESYVHLAERLNAIVPGDFAKKTIFVTTGAEAVENAVKIARAATGRSAIIAFGGGFHGRTFMGMALTGKVAPYKIGFGPMPGDVFHAPFPVPLHGISVEQSLATLKKLFAADVDPQRVAAIILEPVQGEGGFYPAPSAFMKALREICDQHGILLIADEVQTGFARTGKMFAMDHHEVAADLVTMAKSLAGGFPLAAVTGRAEIMDAPAPGGLGGTYGGNPLGIAAAHAVLDVIADEGLCDRANQLGSRLKQRLESLRDKVPEIADIRGPGFMNAVEFNDAATKLPSADFANKVRLIALDKGLILLTCGVYGNVIRFLSPITIQDGVFSEALDILEASLIEASASH, via the coding sequence ATGACCCTGACAGAGCGGAAGAACGCCGCCATTTCCCGCGGCGTCGGCATGACGACGCAGATCTACGCCGACCGCGCCGAAAACGCCGAGATCTGGGACAAGGAAGGCAGTCGCTATATCGACTTTGCCTCCGGCATCGCCGTGGTGAATACGGGCCATCGCCATCCCCGCGTCATTGCTGCCGTCAAGGAACAGCTCGATCGCTTCACGCATACCTGTCACCAGGTCGTGCCCTATGAGAGCTATGTGCATCTGGCCGAGCGGCTGAACGCGATCGTCCCCGGCGATTTCGCCAAGAAGACGATCTTCGTGACGACGGGCGCAGAAGCGGTCGAAAACGCCGTGAAGATCGCCCGCGCCGCTACCGGCCGTTCCGCCATAATCGCTTTCGGCGGCGGTTTCCATGGCCGTACCTTCATGGGTATGGCGCTGACCGGCAAGGTCGCGCCCTATAAGATCGGCTTCGGCCCGATGCCGGGCGATGTCTTCCATGCGCCCTTCCCGGTACCGCTGCACGGCATCAGCGTCGAGCAGTCGCTGGCGACGCTGAAGAAGCTCTTTGCCGCCGATGTCGATCCGCAGCGCGTGGCCGCCATCATCCTCGAGCCCGTCCAGGGCGAAGGCGGTTTCTATCCGGCGCCGTCAGCCTTCATGAAGGCGCTGCGCGAAATCTGCGACCAGCACGGCATTCTCCTGATAGCCGACGAGGTTCAGACCGGCTTTGCGCGCACCGGCAAGATGTTCGCGATGGATCACCATGAGGTGGCGGCCGATCTTGTCACCATGGCGAAGAGCCTTGCCGGCGGCTTCCCACTCGCCGCCGTCACCGGTCGTGCGGAGATCATGGATGCACCGGCTCCAGGCGGTCTTGGCGGCACCTATGGCGGCAATCCGCTCGGCATCGCCGCAGCCCATGCCGTGCTCGACGTCATCGCCGACGAAGGCCTATGCGACCGCGCCAATCAACTCGGCTCACGCCTGAAACAGCGGCTGGAATCGCTGCGCGACAAGGTGCCGGAGATCGCCGATATCCGCGGTCCCGGCTTCATGAACGCGGTGGAATTCAATGATGCGGCGACCAAGCTGCCGAGTGCGGATTTCGCCAACAAGGTGCGGCTGATCGCGCTCGACAAGGGGCTGATTCTTTTGACCTGCGGCGTCTATGGCAATGTCATCCGGTTCCTGTCGCCGATCACCATTCAGGACGGCGTGTTCAGCGAAGCTCTCGACATTCTCGAGGCATCGCTGATCGAGGCGAGCGCCTCGCATTAA
- a CDS encoding MerR family transcriptional regulator: MSSIEPERYPVRYKVAEAARLAGVSASTLRLWESQGLVVPSRSETGHRQYSADDVARLKRISWFRAERGLNPAAIREALEMEEGGAAGSENGEQLAASDIGRRLRSLRHAAGKTLEQVAGDIGMTSSTLSTLERTSQGVSFKTLHDLADYYGTTVSRLSGEEREDVPALIRSGEWRSWPATTPGVTVQLLAEGRTMMDCHRFVLAPGATSEGAYRHEGEEFIHVFAGRLELVLDSDQFFDLLPGDSLYFESRRYHSWRNRHDGETILLWINTPPTF; this comes from the coding sequence ATGAGCAGCATCGAGCCGGAGCGCTACCCCGTGCGCTACAAGGTGGCGGAAGCGGCGCGTCTTGCCGGCGTATCGGCCTCCACCTTGCGCCTGTGGGAAAGCCAGGGGCTTGTCGTCCCCTCCCGCTCCGAGACCGGGCACCGCCAGTACAGCGCCGACGACGTGGCACGGCTGAAGCGTATCTCCTGGTTCCGCGCCGAGCGCGGCCTCAATCCGGCGGCGATTCGCGAAGCGCTCGAGATGGAGGAGGGCGGTGCCGCCGGATCGGAGAATGGCGAGCAACTGGCCGCTTCGGATATCGGCCGCAGACTTCGCTCGCTACGCCACGCCGCCGGCAAGACGCTGGAACAGGTTGCCGGCGACATCGGTATGACGTCGTCGACGCTCTCGACCCTGGAACGCACCTCGCAGGGTGTCAGCTTCAAGACGCTGCACGACCTCGCGGATTATTATGGCACGACGGTATCGCGCCTGTCTGGTGAGGAGCGGGAGGATGTTCCCGCACTCATCCGGTCAGGCGAATGGCGTTCCTGGCCGGCGACGACGCCGGGCGTCACTGTCCAGCTTCTTGCCGAAGGACGGACGATGATGGATTGCCATCGCTTCGTGCTCGCACCTGGTGCGACGAGCGAAGGCGCTTATCGCCACGAGGGAGAGGAATTCATTCACGTTTTCGCCGGTCGCCTGGAGCTGGTGCTCGACAGCGACCAATTTTTCGATCTCCTGCCGGGTGATTCCCTTTATTTCGAAAGCCGCCGTTATCATTCCTGGCGCAACCGCCATGACGGTGAGACCATATTGCTCTGGATCAATACGCCGCCGACTTTTTGA
- a CDS encoding ribonuclease D — protein sequence MAATIRYHEGDISTEDAARYTGAIAIDTETLGLVPRRDRLCLVQLSPGDGTADIIRIAAGQKQAPNLVAMLADPTHQKIFHYGRFDIAVLFHTFGVTTTPVFCTKIASRLCRTYTDRHGLKDNLKEMLDVDISKAQQSSDWAAETLSPAQLEYAASDVLYLHALREKLTQRLLRDGRMDYADDCFAFLPTRAKLDLLGWEEADIFAHS from the coding sequence ATGGCTGCCACCATCCGTTATCATGAAGGCGATATTTCCACTGAGGATGCCGCACGCTACACCGGCGCCATTGCCATCGATACCGAAACCCTCGGCCTCGTTCCACGCCGGGACCGACTTTGCCTCGTGCAGCTTTCGCCGGGCGACGGTACTGCTGACATCATCCGCATCGCCGCTGGCCAGAAGCAGGCGCCCAATCTCGTCGCCATGCTCGCCGACCCGACGCATCAGAAGATCTTTCATTACGGCCGCTTCGACATCGCCGTCCTGTTCCATACGTTCGGCGTTACCACGACGCCGGTCTTCTGCACCAAGATCGCCTCGCGTCTCTGCCGTACCTATACCGACCGTCACGGCCTGAAGGACAATCTCAAGGAGATGTTGGACGTCGATATTTCCAAGGCGCAGCAATCGTCAGACTGGGCGGCGGAAACGCTGTCGCCGGCGCAGCTCGAATATGCCGCCTCCGACGTACTTTATCTGCATGCGCTACGGGAAAAGCTGACGCAACGCCTGCTGCGCGATGGCCGCATGGACTATGCGGATGATTGCTTCGCCTTCCTGCCGACGCGCGCCAAGCTCGACCTTCTCGGCTGGGAAGAGGCGGATATCTTCGCGCACAGCTGA
- the rpsA gene encoding 30S ribosomal protein S1: protein MSVTSPSREDFAALLEESFAKNDLAEGYVTKGIITAIEKDVAVVDVGLKVEGRIALKEFGARAKDGTLKVGDEVEVYVERIENALGEAVLSREKARREESWIKLEAKFEAGERVEGVIFNQVKGGFTVDLDGAIAFLPRSQVDIRPIRDVTPLMHNPQPFEILKMDKRRGNIVVSRRTVLEESRAEQRSEIVQNLEEGQVVDGVVKNITDYGAFVDLGGIDGLLHVTDMAWRRVNHPSEILSIGQQVKVQIIRINQETHRISLGMKQLESDPWDGIQAKYPEGKKISGTVTNITDYGAFVELEPGIEGLIHISEMSWTKKNVHPGKILSTSQEVEVVVLEVDPTKRRISLGLKQTLENPWAAFARNHPAGTEVEGEVKNKTEFGLFIGLDGDVDGMVHLSDLDWNRPGEQVIEEYNKGDVVKAVVLDVDVEKERISLGIKQLGKDAVGEAAASGDLRKNAVVSCEVIAVNDGGIEVKLVNHEDITSFIRRADLSRDRDEQRPERFSVGQVVDARVTNFSKKDRKIMLSIKALEIAEEKEAVAQFGSSDSGASLGDILGAALKNRNAE from the coding sequence ATGTCTGTAACTTCCCCCTCTCGCGAAGATTTCGCGGCCCTTCTGGAAGAATCCTTTGCCAAGAACGATCTGGCTGAAGGCTATGTCACCAAGGGCATCATCACCGCCATCGAAAAGGATGTCGCCGTTGTAGACGTCGGCCTCAAGGTCGAAGGCCGCATCGCGCTGAAGGAATTCGGTGCACGCGCCAAGGACGGCACGCTCAAGGTTGGCGATGAAGTCGAAGTCTATGTCGAGCGTATCGAAAACGCGCTTGGCGAAGCTGTTCTTTCGCGCGAAAAGGCTCGCCGCGAAGAAAGCTGGATCAAGCTCGAAGCCAAGTTCGAAGCTGGCGAGCGCGTTGAAGGCGTTATCTTCAACCAGGTCAAGGGCGGCTTCACCGTCGATCTCGACGGCGCTATCGCCTTCCTGCCACGTTCGCAGGTCGACATCCGTCCGATCCGCGACGTGACCCCGCTGATGCACAACCCGCAGCCCTTCGAAATCCTCAAGATGGACAAGCGCCGCGGCAACATCGTCGTTTCGCGTCGTACGGTTCTGGAAGAGTCCCGTGCCGAGCAGCGTTCTGAAATCGTTCAGAACCTCGAAGAAGGCCAGGTTGTTGACGGTGTCGTCAAGAACATCACCGATTACGGTGCGTTCGTTGACCTCGGCGGCATCGACGGCCTGTTGCACGTCACCGACATGGCATGGCGCCGTGTGAACCATCCGTCGGAAATCCTGTCCATCGGCCAGCAGGTCAAGGTACAGATCATCCGCATCAACCAGGAAACCCACCGCATCTCGCTCGGCATGAAGCAGCTCGAGAGCGATCCGTGGGATGGCATCCAGGCCAAGTATCCGGAAGGCAAGAAGATTTCCGGTACCGTCACGAATATCACCGACTACGGTGCGTTCGTCGAGCTGGAGCCGGGCATCGAAGGCCTCATCCACATTTCGGAAATGTCCTGGACCAAGAAGAACGTTCACCCCGGCAAGATCCTGTCCACGAGCCAGGAAGTCGAAGTCGTCGTTCTCGAAGTCGATCCGACCAAGCGTCGTATCTCGCTCGGCCTGAAGCAGACGCTGGAAAATCCGTGGGCAGCATTCGCCCGCAACCATCCGGCTGGCACCGAAGTCGAAGGCGAAGTCAAGAACAAGACCGAATTCGGCCTGTTCATCGGCCTCGATGGCGATGTGGACGGCATGGTTCACCTCTCCGACCTCGACTGGAACCGTCCGGGCGAGCAGGTCATCGAAGAGTACAACAAGGGTGACGTCGTCAAGGCTGTCGTTCTCGACGTTGACGTCGAGAAGGAACGCATCTCGCTCGGCATCAAGCAGCTCGGCAAGGACGCAGTCGGCGAAGCAGCAGCTTCCGGCGACCTGCGCAAGAATGCAGTCGTTTCCTGCGAAGTCATCGCAGTCAACGACGGCGGCATCGAAGTGAAGCTCGTCAACCACGAAGACATCACCTCGTTCATCCGCCGCGCCGATCTGTCGCGTGACCGTGACGAACAGCGTCCGGAGCGTTTCTCGGTTGGTCAGGTTGTCGACGCCCGCGTCACCAACTTCTCCAAGAAGGACCGCAAGATCATGCTGTCCATCAAGGCTCTGGAAATCGCAGAAGAGAAGGAAGCCGTTGCTCAGTTCGGTTCGTCCGACTCGGGCGCTTCGCTCGGCGACATCCTGGGTGCGGCTCTGAAGAACCGCAACGCCGAATAA
- the cmk gene encoding (d)CMP kinase: MIIAIDGPAAAGKGTLARRIAEAYGYHHLDTGLTYRATAKALLDAGQPLDDETIAEDMARKVDLAGLDRAVLSRHEIGEAASKIAIMPAVRRALVEAQRRFAQKEPGAVLDGRDIGTVVCPDAPVKLYVTASVEVRAKRRYEEIIETGGSADYDAIFEDVKRRDERDMGRTDSPLKPAEEAYLLDTSEMSIEAAFQTAKSIIDAALSRNA; encoded by the coding sequence ATGATCATCGCCATCGACGGACCAGCGGCTGCCGGCAAGGGGACTCTGGCACGCCGGATCGCCGAAGCCTATGGTTATCATCATCTCGATACCGGCCTCACCTACCGCGCCACCGCCAAGGCCCTGCTCGATGCCGGCCAGCCGCTTGACGACGAGACCATAGCCGAAGACATGGCGCGCAAGGTCGATCTCGCAGGGCTCGACCGCGCCGTTCTCTCCCGGCACGAGATCGGGGAGGCCGCCTCGAAGATCGCCATCATGCCGGCGGTGCGTCGCGCTCTGGTCGAAGCGCAGCGTCGTTTTGCGCAGAAGGAGCCGGGCGCCGTGCTCGACGGCCGTGATATCGGCACCGTGGTCTGCCCGGACGCGCCGGTAAAACTCTATGTGACGGCTTCGGTCGAAGTCCGGGCGAAGCGGCGCTACGAAGAAATCATCGAAACCGGTGGCAGCGCCGATTACGACGCCATTTTCGAGGATGTGAAGCGCCGCGACGAGCGCGACATGGGCCGCACCGACAGCCCTTTGAAACCAGCTGAAGAGGCATACTTGCTAGATACCTCAGAAATGAGTATAGAAGCGGCGTTTCAGACGGCAAAGTCGATCATCGACGCCGCTCTGAGCCGAAATGCCTGA
- a CDS encoding FMN-binding negative transcriptional regulator translates to MYQPPHHREDDLGTQHQLIRAHPLGMLITAGDGGLIANAVPFHLNAELSPKGTLQAHVARANGQWKEIAAGAPVLVVFQGADTYITPSWYETKRETGKVVPTWNYAIVQVRGNARTIEDPVWLRTQIGALTGENESDRAQPWAVEDAPPEFIAAQLKGIIGIEIDIETIDGKWKVSQNRPLADQQGVAEGLGAIDRTDAAEMADLVRRYSK, encoded by the coding sequence ATGTATCAGCCGCCCCATCACCGCGAAGACGATCTTGGTACGCAGCACCAGCTGATCCGCGCGCATCCGCTGGGAATGCTCATCACGGCTGGTGACGGCGGGCTGATCGCCAATGCAGTGCCGTTCCACTTGAATGCGGAGCTTTCGCCGAAAGGGACGCTGCAGGCGCATGTGGCCAGGGCGAACGGCCAGTGGAAGGAGATTGCAGCCGGCGCGCCCGTACTCGTCGTCTTCCAGGGCGCCGATACCTATATCACGCCCTCCTGGTATGAGACGAAGCGGGAGACCGGCAAAGTGGTGCCGACCTGGAACTATGCGATCGTACAGGTGCGCGGGAACGCGCGAACGATCGAGGACCCCGTCTGGCTGCGCACGCAGATCGGTGCGCTGACGGGCGAGAATGAGAGCGATCGCGCCCAGCCTTGGGCGGTGGAGGATGCGCCGCCGGAGTTCATTGCCGCCCAGCTGAAGGGCATCATCGGCATCGAAATCGACATCGAGACGATTGACGGAAAATGGAAGGTGAGCCAGAACCGGCCGCTGGCTGACCAACAGGGCGTGGCCGAAGGTCTTGGCGCAATCGATCGAACGGATGCCGCCGAGATGGCCGATCTGGTGCGTCGCTACAGCAAATAA
- the aroA gene encoding 3-phosphoshikimate 1-carboxyvinyltransferase translates to MPHDTLPQPAMARRSAGLSGTIRIPGDKSISHRSLMFGGLAAGETRITGLLEGEDVLNTGKAMQALGAAIRKDDDVWIVDGTGNGGLLAPEAPLDFGNAGTGCRLTMGLVGAYDFETTLIGDASLSKRPMGRILDPLRLMGTQIRAVAGDKLPVTLRGPGVASPLTYRVPMASAQVKSAVLLAGLNAPGITTVIEPVMTRDHTERMLAGFGASLSVETDAAGVRTIRLEGQGKLTGQTIDVPGDPSSAAFPLVAALIVPSSDITIRNVLMNPTRTGLILTLQEMGADIEILDRRMTGGEDVADLRVRSSTLNGVTVPAERAPSMIDEYPVLAVAATFAEGTTIMQGLEELRVKESDRLSAVAEGLKLNGVDCIEGKDTLTVQGRPDGKGLGNAGGAKVSTHLDHRIAMSFLVMGLVSEHPVTIDDSAMIATSFPEFFAMMTRLGATIETLD, encoded by the coding sequence ATGCCGCACGATACCCTTCCCCAACCAGCCATGGCACGCCGCTCGGCCGGCCTTTCCGGCACGATCCGCATTCCCGGCGACAAATCCATTTCCCATCGCTCCCTCATGTTCGGCGGCCTAGCCGCGGGCGAAACCCGCATCACCGGCCTGCTCGAAGGCGAGGACGTTCTCAATACGGGCAAGGCCATGCAGGCGCTCGGTGCTGCGATCCGCAAGGACGACGACGTGTGGATCGTCGACGGCACCGGTAATGGCGGGCTGCTGGCGCCGGAGGCACCGCTCGATTTCGGCAATGCCGGCACCGGCTGCCGCCTGACCATGGGCCTGGTCGGCGCTTATGATTTCGAGACCACCCTCATCGGCGATGCCTCGCTTTCGAAGCGGCCGATGGGGCGCATCCTCGATCCGCTGCGCCTCATGGGAACGCAGATCAGAGCCGTCGCGGGCGACAAGCTACCCGTCACCCTGCGTGGCCCCGGAGTGGCAAGCCCGCTGACCTATCGCGTGCCGATGGCTTCGGCGCAGGTCAAATCGGCGGTGCTGCTGGCGGGCCTCAATGCGCCCGGCATAACAACGGTCATCGAGCCTGTCATGACTCGCGACCACACCGAACGGATGCTTGCCGGTTTCGGCGCATCACTTTCGGTCGAGACCGATGCGGCAGGCGTCCGCACGATCCGGCTCGAGGGCCAAGGCAAGCTCACTGGCCAGACGATCGACGTTCCCGGGGATCCCTCCTCCGCCGCTTTTCCATTGGTAGCGGCGCTGATCGTGCCCAGCTCCGACATAACCATCCGCAACGTGCTGATGAACCCGACGCGCACCGGCCTCATCCTGACGCTGCAGGAGATGGGCGCGGATATCGAGATCCTCGACCGGCGCATGACGGGCGGCGAGGATGTCGCCGACCTCCGCGTGCGCTCTTCTACGCTCAACGGCGTGACTGTGCCGGCTGAGCGCGCGCCGTCGATGATCGACGAATATCCGGTGCTGGCCGTCGCCGCCACCTTTGCCGAGGGCACGACCATCATGCAGGGGCTGGAAGAGCTGCGGGTGAAGGAATCCGACCGGCTTTCGGCCGTCGCCGAGGGGCTGAAGCTCAATGGTGTCGACTGCATCGAAGGCAAGGATACTCTGACGGTTCAAGGCAGGCCTGACGGCAAGGGGCTCGGCAATGCCGGCGGCGCCAAAGTGAGCACCCATCTCGACCACCGCATCGCCATGAGCTTTCTCGTCATGGGACTTGTGAGCGAACATCCTGTCACGATCGATGATTCCGCCATGATCGCCACCAGCTTTCCGGAATTTTTTGCTATGATGACAAGATTGGGCGCGACGATCGAAACCCTGGACTGA
- a CDS encoding TIGR02300 family protein, which translates to MAKAELGTKRTDPDTGKKFYDLNRDPVVSPYTGKSWPLSFFEETSASKEVPEEDEVAEVDTENTEVELVSLEDADDAAGGDDIPDIGDDDVEIGDDDDDTFLEADEDEDDDDMSDIIGVTGDEDDV; encoded by the coding sequence GTGGCGAAAGCGGAACTTGGAACAAAACGTACCGACCCCGATACCGGCAAGAAGTTCTATGACCTGAACCGGGATCCGGTGGTCTCGCCCTATACCGGCAAGTCCTGGCCCTTGTCCTTCTTCGAAGAAACCTCCGCTTCCAAGGAAGTTCCGGAAGAAGACGAAGTGGCCGAAGTCGATACCGAAAACACGGAAGTCGAACTGGTCTCGCTCGAGGATGCCGACGACGCTGCTGGCGGCGACGACATTCCGGATATCGGCGATGATGATGTCGAAATCGGCGACGATGACGACGACACCTTCCTCGAAGCCGACGAAGATGAAGATGATGACGACATGAGCGACATCATCGGCGTCACCGGCGACGAAGACGACGTCTGA